In the genome of Flammeovirga agarivorans, the window AGTGAAATGCATACCATGTTGGCTTGTGCGAAGCATTTTATTGGGTATGGTGCAGCAGAAGCAGGAAGAGATTATAATGCGGTAGATGTTTCTGATAGAGTATTAAGAGAAACGTATTTACCTCCTTTTAAAACATCAGTTGAGAATAAGGTAGCCACATTTATGACCTCTTTTAATACAGTCAGCGGAGTACCTGCCACTGGTAACAAATACTTGTTCAAAGATATTTTGAGAGGCGAATGGGATTTTAAAGGTATGGTAGTAACGGACTATACGGCCATCAATGAAATGATTCCTCACGGTTATGCTAAAGACCTCAAACAAGCGGCAGAGAAAGCTTTAAATGCTGTGATTGATATGGACATGAATGGAGCTGCTTATATTCAAAACCTTAAAAAATTAGTGGATGAAGGTGCTGTATCGGAAGGTCAAATTGATGTTGCGGTTGCTAGAATTTTAGAATTGAAATTCTTATTAGGATTGTTTGAAGATCCTTATAGATATATGAATACCAAGCGTGAAGCGGAAAACACGATGAAAGAAGAGTTCTTGGTAGAAGCATTGAAAGGAGCGGAACGTTCTATCGTATTATTGAAAAATGAGAAAGAGCTATTACCGTTAGCTGAAAATACAAATAAACGTGTTGGTTTGATCGGTCCAATGATCAAAGATAGAAAAAGCCTAAATGGAGAATGGGCAATTCAAGGTGACCGTTCTAAAAGTGTGACTGTTTATGAGGGCGTCACTAACCTTTTTTCAAATGCTAAATTTAGCTATGCTAAAGGTGCTGATTTGATGGGAGGAAGTGACGCCAAAGAAATTCAGAAGGCTGTGAGAGTAGCCAAAAACAGTGATATTGTTTTCTTGGCTTTGGGCGAAGATTTCAATTGGTCTGGTGAAGCGGCAAGCAGAACGGATATTCGTATTCCAAAAGCCCAACGAGAGCTAATGCACGCGATAAAGAAAACGGGAAAACCTATTGTTTTGATCTTATTGAATGGAAGGCCATTGGATTTATCATGGGAAGATCAAAATGTGGACGCGATTGTTGAAGCGTGGTACTTGGGGATTAAAACTGGTGATGCTATTGCGAATGTATTGGCAGGAAAGTACAATCCCTCAGCAAAATTGACCATGACGTTCCCAAGAAATGTAGGACAAGTGCCTATCTACTATAATGCTTTAAATACGGGTAGGCCATTCGACCAAAACAACCCTCAGGATTATAAATCATTCTATTTAGATGTAGAAAACTCTCCTCTCTATCCATTTGGTTACGGATTAAGTTATACTTCATTTGAGTATGTTGATATGCAATTATCAACTGATGAATTAAAGGAAGGAGGTACAATTCAGGCATCTATTACAGTGAAAAATACTGGCAAATATGATGGAGAAGAAGTAGTTCAGCTTTATACTCAAGATATCTTTGCATCTGTTGCTCAACCAGTAAAACAACTGAAAGGCTTTCAAAAAATTAAACTCAAGAAAGGAGAATCGAAAAAAGTAACATTCGATATCACTCCTGATATGCTATCAATTCTTGATATCAACAAAAACATAGTAACTGAAGAAGGGAAGTTCAAAGTTTGGATTGCTCCTAACTCTTCAAATGTTCAGAATGAAGCTATTTTTTCATTCAAACACTAAATCTTACTTTCTAAGTTAAAATGTAACAATAAATAGTATTAAAAAAGAGAGAATTGTACATTGGAAATCCGACCAAATCAATATTTAATCGTGATGAATAAACTACGCTCTCTGGAACAAAGATGTAAAACTGAAGGATATCTTGGTAAAGGATTATCAAAACGAAATATCATTGCTAATAAGTGCTCACCGGTCCACTTATCGATTAATACTTATTTTGTTGACTTCTATATTTAGTTGGCAAATAGGTACAAATGAAAATGGTCTATTACGTCAATATTTTCCCAAGAATTTAATCTATTAATACAATTACAGGGGAACTGTCGAATATAAAATTAATAATAGACCAAGGAAAGTTTTAAATCATCATATCAGCATATTGATTCAATTTTCTCTCTCGAAAATATGCTATAAAAGTGTTGCATGTAAAGTTAGAACTCAA includes:
- the bglX gene encoding beta-glucosidase BglX, with protein sequence MKFINKTILLLLGCSILLSCEQKKKNFDWESYSQDPLIEEKVDSVLSLMTLEEKIGQMTQFSGHGTLTGPQINDDFKEYLEKGQVGSMFNVFGAEGLRKLQEQAMKHSRLQIPILFAADVVHGYKTTFPMPLAESCSWDLDLMEKSARIAAIEATSAGISWTFAPMIDIARDPRWGRVMEGAGEDVFLGKEIAKARVNGFQGIKSYEDFSEMHTMLACAKHFIGYGAAEAGRDYNAVDVSDRVLRETYLPPFKTSVENKVATFMTSFNTVSGVPATGNKYLFKDILRGEWDFKGMVVTDYTAINEMIPHGYAKDLKQAAEKALNAVIDMDMNGAAYIQNLKKLVDEGAVSEGQIDVAVARILELKFLLGLFEDPYRYMNTKREAENTMKEEFLVEALKGAERSIVLLKNEKELLPLAENTNKRVGLIGPMIKDRKSLNGEWAIQGDRSKSVTVYEGVTNLFSNAKFSYAKGADLMGGSDAKEIQKAVRVAKNSDIVFLALGEDFNWSGEAASRTDIRIPKAQRELMHAIKKTGKPIVLILLNGRPLDLSWEDQNVDAIVEAWYLGIKTGDAIANVLAGKYNPSAKLTMTFPRNVGQVPIYYNALNTGRPFDQNNPQDYKSFYLDVENSPLYPFGYGLSYTSFEYVDMQLSTDELKEGGTIQASITVKNTGKYDGEEVVQLYTQDIFASVAQPVKQLKGFQKIKLKKGESKKVTFDITPDMLSILDINKNIVTEEGKFKVWIAPNSSNVQNEAIFSFKH